From Amphiprion ocellaris isolate individual 3 ecotype Okinawa chromosome 2, ASM2253959v1, whole genome shotgun sequence, a single genomic window includes:
- the gpr17 gene encoding uracil nucleotide/cysteinyl leukotriene receptor, which produces MESATVELLSNQTSESCPPLETTIENQVFGWFYVVVFVLALSGNSLALWIFSQQRGTSSPANVFLIHLAVADLSYVIILPLRAIYHFTGGHWPFGEVPCRVVGFLFYVNMYASLYFLACVAGDRYLAVVHAVRSLKVRRSRYAHIISFCLWVLVTVSMAPLLVTHQTAEMDNMTVCMQLYREKASRKALISLAVAFTPPFLATLSCYFLIIHSLHRGSRLEPALKLRALRTIGLVMLIYVVCFLPYHMSRATFILGYNHPDNSCETRRGLSLANRLTSSLTCLNGAMDPLVYLFGAEKFRGTLRRLFCKDKGGMSGATSGELKGTHESSVSAKSEF; this is translated from the coding sequence ATGGAGTCAGCTACAGTGGAGTTGCTGTCTAACCAGACATCTGAGAGCTGTCCGCCACTGGAGACAACAATTGAGAATCAGGTGTTTGGGTGGTTCTACGTCGTGGTTTTTGTCCTGGCGTTGAGCGGGAACAGCTTGGCTCTCTGGATTTTCTCTCAGCAGCGTGGGACATCCTCTCCAGCCAATGTCTTCTTGATTCATCTGGCTGTGGCCGACTTATCGTACGTGATCATCCTCCCACTCAGAGCCATCTACCACTTCACTGGAGGCCACTGGCCCTTTGGCGAGGTGCCCTGCAGAGTGGTGGGCTTCTTATTCTATGTCAACATGTACGCCAGCCTGTACTTCCTGGCCTGTGTGGCGGGGGATCGCTACCTGGCTGTAGTTCATGCCGTGAGGTCACTGAAGGTCCGTCGCAGTCGTTACGCTCACATCATCAGCTTCTGTCTGTGGGTCCTGGTTACCGTCTCCATGGCGCCGCTGCTCGTCACCCATCAGACTGCAGAGATGGACAACATGACGGTGTGTATGCAGCTGTACAGAGAGAAGGCCTCACGCAAAGCACTGATCTCGCTGGCCGTGGCCTTCACGCCGCCTTTCCTCGCCACTCTGTCCTGTTACTTTCTCATCATCCACAGCCTGCATCGGGGCTCCAGACTGGAACCGGCCCTGAAGCTGAGGGCGCTGCGCACCATCGGCCTGGTCATGCTCATCTACGTGGTCTGTTTCCTGCCTTACCACATGAGCAGAGCCACCTTCATCCTGGGCTACAACCACCCTGACAACTCCTGCGAAACACGAAGAGGCCTGAGTCTGGCCAACCGCCTCACCTCCTCCCTCACTTGCCTGAACGGCGCCATGGACCCGCTGGTTTACCTGTTTGGCGCGGAGAAATTTCGCGGCACGCTGAGGCGACTGTTCTGTAAAGATAAGGGAGGAATGTCCGGAGCCACCAGTGGAGAGTTAAAGGGAACACATGAGAGCTCCGTGAGCGCAAAGTCTGAGTTCTGA